The Horticoccus luteus DNA window CACGTAGTCGGAGGGGAAGTTTTCTGCGCCCGCGAGACGAAAGATCGTGTTCTTAATGTTCGCGTTCGAGAGCACCGCCTTCGCGCGGATGATCCGCCCACCTTTGGCGACGATGCCGGCGACGACTTTGTGGCCGTTGCGCTCCTCCACGAGGATGCGTTCAACGAGCACATGCTTGCGGCATTCAACGCCGTTCCTTTTCAGCTCTGCGATCATCTTCGCGATGAGGAGATCTGATCCGCCCCGAAAGGTGTAGACCCCGGAGCCCATGAAATTCGAAAACACGATGCCGAACGTGATCGCTGGGTCCTCGAGCGTAGAGCCGTTGGCGTAAGCGATTGGCTCCATCAGCAAACGGTGCACATCCTTTCGTCCCGGGAAAAAGCGTTCCAGCATCTCGCCCGTCGTTTCGGGATTGTTGTCGTAGAAATTCATCGACCGCAGGTGGTCGTAGAACTTCTCGACCACGGTGCGTTCGAGGCGGAATTGCTCGAGGAGCACGCGGGTGTAGTCCTCACGGGTGAACGTCGTCCAGACGTCCATCTGCGGATTCACAAATCGGATGTCTTTCAGTTGCACGATCGAGTCGGCGATCTCCTTCGTCCAATACTTGCGGCACGATTTGATCATGCCCACCGGGAAGCCATGCAGCGAAATATCGAAAATATGCCCGCCCTTGCGCGTGAACCAAGTGGCCAACCCGCCGTATTGGTAATGGTGCTCCAAGAGGAGCACACGGTGGCCGGCTTTCCCCAGATAATTGGACCCCGTCAATCCGCCCAAGCCACTGCCGATGACGATTACGTCATACTCGTCAGCAACACCTTTGAGCCAGTCATACGCCATGGAAACGGAGCAGTGAAAACCCCTCGCGTCTGAGCGCAAGGGGTTTTGCGTCCATCATTTGGCGCGGGCCGCTAACGGTCTTTATCCGTTCGATTGTCGCGACGTGCGTCCGCCCTCTCCCCTCGATCCGGCGGAGGCGCGCTCCGCGGCGGCGGCGCGGTCACCGGCCGCATCGCCGGCGGCGGCGCCACCGGAGCAGGACGCGGTTGCGGCACAAAAGCCGGGCGCGGCGTCGGCGTTAGCTCCGGGGCAGCGGGCGCGCGGACGGTGGCGCTGGGACCGGGCGCGCTCACCACGGGCCGCGTGGTGTTGAAATGAAGATTGCCGCGGTTGCTATCGGGCCGCGGAGAAACATCGGGCCGCGACGGGCGCACCGGGCCGCCAACGGACGGCGGTCGCGCGATCGTGGGCGCAGGAGGCATTTTCGAATCCGCGTTGCCGCTGCTGTGCGGCTGATCGCCGCCTCGTGACCACCGTCGCACGGAAGATGCGCCGTTTGGATTCGGTTGAGCCGTGGCAGGAGCAAGGCGGGCATTACCCCAACTCGCCGCCGGCCGGGCGGGATGCGCCTCGTGCTCGACCGGGCCAGGCGGCAGCGCCCGCGGTCCGACCACACGATCGCCATAACGAAAACCGGGGCGCGGCCGCACGCGGTTGGCCGGTGGACGCCAACGTTGCGGTGTGCCGTGGGGCGGCCCGACGATCACCGGACCGGCGTGATGCCGCACGTGATAATCGTGTCGGCGCCAGTCCACGCCGCGCCAGAGCACCCGGCGATGCCAGTCCAAATCGAAATCCAGCCACGACCCGACCGAATAACCGATGCCAAACGTTAAAAACGGCCCGGCGTAGCCAAACGGCGGCGGTCCGTAAACGAGATCATAATTGTAACGCGGCACATAAATCACGTCGGGCGTGGCCGGTTCGATGTAGATGATCTGATCACGCACGACCACTTCCTGTTGCGGAGTATCCTTCAACGCACCAGTGGCGCGCGCTTGAGTGCGCATACGCTGCACGGCGTTCATCACGTCGGTGGACTGCGCGGCGAACGCGAGGCCGAGCTCACGCGTCCATTCGAGGTTTTCATCCATCCATTTGACGACCTCGGGATAGTGCACCAGCGCCTTCACGCTTTCATCCCATGGCTGATCTTCGATCGCCGCCGAGCCATCACTGTTCGCCAGAAACCGCGCTGCGAGCGTGACATCGGTCGGCACCGTGGAGGCCGGCAGGATCAATGCGACCAAGACATCGGGATAGAGCGCGATGGGGGCCACGAGCTTGTCCAATTCCTCGGGCGTTCGCGGGGATTCATCGCTGACGTCCTGCGCATTCACAAATCCGAGAGAAAACGCCGCACAAACGGCGAAGAGAAACCGAGTTAGCGCAAAGCGAGAACGGCGGACGCGGGTCGGAGCGAGGGGCATGCTTAGGGGCGACACGACTTTCGGGGGTTTGTGCGCAAAATATGTCATACCCGATGAGACGCGACTCATTCCCGCCGATTACGGTATTCCCCGCCCTTACCCCGCGCGCGGCTGCAGAATGTGGTAATTCGCCATCGAGATCCCACTCAGCATCGCGCCGACGATGCCCAAAAACCCTTGGTCCGTGCCGCAGAGATAAACATTGGCCAACGGCGTGTTCCCGTCGCGTTTTTTATCCGGCGAACCGTAGATGGCTCCGCCGAAGTGCCCGGTGAACGTCGTGATCGTGCGCGGCGTAAACATGTCCGTCGCCACGGTGGCTTTGGCGAGAACGTCATCTTCCACCGCCGGCAGAAATCGGCGGGCGCTTTGCTGCACCTCGGAAAACCAACGCGTTTTCTGCTCTCGATAGACATTCTCCGGCAGCGTGGCCCAGCGGTCGTAGTTGGCCAGGCAGGTGCAGCGCAGCAGGCCTTCGGGCAGATGCTGCCCTGCTTCAAATACGAAATTATTCGGCAGACAAATCACGCCGCTGCGCACGTCGACCGCCTCGTCAGGGCGGACGTAGTTGAATTCCGGCGAGTCGTTGAAAAACACAATCGTGTCCTCGCCCCACCCGAGCGCCGCAGGCTCTTGATTCAGCACGGTAATCGTCTCGACGAACGACAGCCGGCCCACCGCAGGTAGCTGGCGGCCTCTGATTTCGGTCTCCGGTGGCTGAAACAACGCCAGCGTTTCTGGGCCGCCGATCGAGGATAACACATGGTCGGCGGTGACCTCCGCACCGTCATCGAGCACGAGCGTTGTCGCGCGTCCATCTTGGGCGATGATCCGGCTCACGCCGCATTTCATACGCCGTTCGCCGCCCGCCGCCCGAAATTTGTCCAGCAACACGCGCAACACAACGCGCACACCCTCGAGCGGGCGGGCAAACCCTTCGAGAAAGAGCGCCTTGAACATGATCGCGAACTGCCCGAACTCCATGTCGCGCTCCTGTGCGCTGCCATAATACATGAGCGGGCAAAACAACATCTCCTCGAGGAGCGGGTCCGTTACAAAGTCGCGGACGACCGCGCGGGCGCTGCGCGGCTGCGCATTGAGCGACACATCGTCGTAACTGCGAAGATAGGCGACCAGGCGAGCGAAACCATCCCGCTGCGCCGGGAATCGCGCCGCCACCTCGCTTTCGAAGAGCGCAAAGTCATTCGTAAACCGTAGCTTCACCTCGCCGCGCGGCCCAAAAGCGATTCGCGAACCGCGTTGCGGACAAAGGGCCAACTCATCGCGATCAATGCGCAACTGCCGCAGAATTTTCCCCAGCGGCGTTCCCTTCACACCGGGCGGCACGTAGTTCGTCATCGCGTGCAGGCCGACATCGAATTTTCGCCCCGCGATACTGTAGAAACTGTTCAGCCCGCCGACGGCGTTGTGCCGCTCGAAGATACAGACGCGCCGGCCAAAATGCGCGAGTCGGATGCCCGCCGCCAAGCCCGACATGCCGGCTCCGATGATCGCCACGTCGTAATGGGAGCTCGTGTTCATGCGGCGATGGCGGCCAATAAAAAAGGCCGGGCGCAGCCCGGCCTCGGTGCGCGGATTTCGGTGCGGTTCAGCCCTGCTTCTGGGCGTTGAACTTCGGCGTAAGATACGCCGCGGAACTGTCGAGTGAGGCCAGTTGCTGGTAATCCGCCTCCGGCACCTCGATGCCGTGGCGTTTGCGCAGCTCCATCACGATGTCGAGAAAGTCCATGCTATCGAGCTGGAGTTGGTCGCGCAGGCGCACGTCCGGTTTCACATTCGAAAGGTCTTCATCGGGCGCGATGTCCGCGATGATATCGAGCACGACCTGCTTGCATTCGTCGGTGGTCATAGGAATTAGGCGAAGAATCAGTCAGGGGACAAAACGTTTCACAATCAACGTGGAATTGATGCCGAGCATCCCGAATGAATTGTTCAGGATCACGTCGACCTGCCCCACCCGCTGCGGTTCGTTCAACACCAGGTTGGGCAACGCACATTGCGGGTCGAGGGCATCGACGTTGATCGTGGGATGCACCACCAAGTCATCGAACGACGGCAGATTGCCCGCGAGTTCCAGTGCGCCCGCCGCCCCCATGCAGTGGCCGATAAAACTCTTGGTGTTGTTGATGTAAGTATCAGGACAACCTTCGCCAAACACGGCGCGAATCGCCTCGCACTCCTGAATGTCGCCCAGCGGCGTCGCCGTGGCGTGCGTGTTGACGATATGGACATCGCGTGGCCGGAGGCCGGCATGGGCGATCGACTTGCGCACGCATTCAGCCTGCCGCACCGGATTGGGCAGCACGTAATCGCTGGCGTCTGAGTTCACCGCATAGCCCGCAATCTCCGCGTAAATCTTCGCTCCCCGGGCCAAGGCGTCGTCAAGCCGCTCCAGCGTATAAAGCCCCCCGCCTTCGGATACGACGATGCCGTTGCGCGCCAGATCAAACGGCCGTGAAGCCTTCGCGGGATCGTCGTTGGTGGCGAGCGCGCCCTGCGACTTGAAGCCGGCGAAAATCCCAAACGTGTGAATGCTTTCGCTCACGCCACCGCAAATCGCGAAATCCACCTCACCGAGGCGCAACATTTGCGTGGCGTGGATCAGGCCCATGTTCCCCGCCGCGCAGGCCGCGCCGATCGTGTAAGCCGGACCCGTCACGCCAAGATTGAGCGACGTCTCTCCCGCCGGGTTGTTGGCGACGGTGCGCGGGTTGTGATAATGGGACCAGAACTTGGTGTCGTAGTTGAACTTCGAGATGTTAAAAATCTCATTCTCCGTCTCGACGTTGCCGTGTTCGGTGCAGCCGATGTAAATGCCCACGCGATCCTTCGGAAGCCCCGCGAAGTTGACCTGACTGTCGGCCAGCGCCTCGCGCGCGCAGTAAATCGAAATCGAGCCCGCGCGCGTGCCTACGCGAACTTCCTTTTTCGTCTGATACTTCAGCGGGTCGTAATGGCAGACGCCGGCCAGAAGTGAGCCCATGTAACGCACATCGAGACGTTCGATGCCGGAAACGCCCGTCAGCAAATTACGACGAAACTCGGCCAAGGTGTTGCCGTTGGGAGCCGTGAGACCGACCCCGGTGATGACGATGCGCGGGAGCTGCATGAAAAGAGAGGCCGAAATCGCTAGCCAACCCCGCCGTGAAAGCAATACAAGCCTCGCCGTCTTTTGCCTAAGCTTATGAACGTTCTGGTCATCGGAGGTGCCGGTTACATTGGAAGTCATTGCGTGCGACAGCTTGTCGCCGCCGGACACCGCCCCGTCGTGCTCGATAATCTCGTCTACGGTCATCGCGCCGCCGTGCCTGCCGGTGTGCCGCTTCACCAAGTCGACCTTGGCGACGAGTCCGCGGTCGGCCGCATCCTGGTCGACGAAAAGATCGAGCTGGTGATGCACTTCGCCGCTTATTGCTACGTCGGCGAATCTGTCACGGATCCGCTGAAATATTATTTCAACAACGTGGTGGCGCCCGTCCATCTGCTGAATGCGATGCTCACCGCGGGCGTGAAGAAATTCGTTTTCTCCTCCACGTGCGCCACCTACGGCGTGCCTGCGTCCCTGCCGATCGTCGAGACGCTGCTCCAAGCCCCGATCAATCCCTACGGGCAGACGAAGCTCGACGTCGAAAACCTCCTCAAGAGCCTCGCCCAAGCGCACGGATTGAGTTTCGCCGCCTTCCGCTACTTCAACGCCGCCGGTGCCTCGGAAGATGCATCCATCGGTGAAGACCATGACCCGGAAACCCACCTCATCCCTGTCGCCATCGACGTTGCGACGGGCAAGCGCCCTCACCTGCAGCTTTTCGGAACCGATTATCCCACCCCGGACGGCACCTGCCTGCGAGACTACGTGCATGTCGACGATCTGAGTCGCGCGCACATCGCTGCATTCGATCGGCTGGCCACGCCCGGCACGCAGCTTTTCTACAATCTCGGCACCGGCCGCCCGTCATCGAACCGCGAAGTCATACGCGCGGTGGAAAAAGCCACGGGCCGCACGATCACGGTGATCGAGAGCCCGCGTCGCGCGGGCGATCCGCCGGCGTTGTTCGCCGATTCCAGCAAAGCCCAACGCGAACTCGGTTGGACGATCAAGTTTCCCGATATCGACTCCATCGTCGCCACTGCGTGGAAATGGCACCGCGCGCATCCGCAAGGCTACGCTGATCGCGCGCCGCGCCAGTAAGAACGTCGCTATTGCCCGGCTCCGCCGCGCAGTCGCCTCCACGTGGCCCTGGAAACGCCGAGTTTTCCCGCCGCCGCCTCCTCGTCGCCGTCCTCAGCCTTGAGCGCGTGCTCCACGAGGCGCTTTTCCACGGCCGCCCAGACGCCTGATTCGTCGTTCGCCAGCTCCGTATAAAGCGCGGCGATCGCCCTTGAGATGCTCGACTCTGCATCCGCCGCAGGCTCGGTGGACACGGGTGCTGGCTGGGACGTTGGCTCGGCGCGGTCGCGAACTTCCGCGGGCAGATCCTTCAGCAAAATGGAGTCCCCTTGGGCGATGACGGCGCTGCGGTAGATGACGTTTTCCAACTCTCGCACATTCCCCGGCCAAGGATAGCGCGTGAGCACCGCCAAGGCTTCGGGAGAAACTTTGCCGACCCGTGTCTTCCTGCTTTTGACGAGATTCTGGAGGCAGAAATCGACGATTTGCGGAATGTCTTCCGCTCGATCGCGCAACGCCGGCATGCGGATACGCACGACATTAAGCCGGTAGTACAAATCTTCGCGAAACGTCTTCGCTTTAACCATCGCCTCGAGATCCTTGTTCGTCGCGGCCAAAATCCGGACGTCCACCCGGATGGTCTCGCTTCCGCCGACGCGCTGAATGTCGCCCTGCTGCAGCACGCGCAGGATTTTCGTCTGCGTGGCGAGCGCCATGTCGCCGATCTCATCGAGGAAAATCGTGCCGCCGTCGCATAACTCAAATTTTCCGATGCGTTGCCCGGTTGCGCCGGTGAACGCACCTTTTTCGTGTCCGAACAGCTCGCTTTCGATCAGGTTGTCAGGAATCGCCGCGCAGTTGACCGCGATGAACGGTTTGCTGGCGCGGTGGCTGTGCTTCCAGATCGAGCGGGCGACGAGCTCTTTGCCCGTGCCGCTCTCTCCCGTGATCATCACCGTGACATCGCTCGCCGTCACCTGCCCGATCGTTTTGAAGACCTCCTGCATCGCCGCCGAATTCCCCACGATGCCTTCCTTGAAATCGTCGCTCGAAACGGTCGGCTTGTAATCTCCCACGGCGCGCAAATCGGCATGGGTCTTCAATGCGTTCTCGACCAACGCCAACACCTTGTCGGGCGCAAACGGCTTCATGACGTAATCGAACGCCCCGTATTTCATCGCCTCGATCGCCGTCTGTGCCGTGCCGAATGCCGTCATGAGCACGACGAGCTGCTTCGGGTTGACGGAACGGAGGTGCTGCAAGGTTTCGATGCCGCTCATGCCGCCCATGCGCACGTCGAGAAAAATAAGATCCGGCGGCGGACCCTTCTTTAGGACGGCCACGCCTTGTTCACCGCTGCCCGCTTCGGTCACCAGAAAGTGCCGCGAGGCCAGCACCCGCGTGAGCGAGTAGCGGATCTCCGCGTCGTCGTCGATGATGAGAATGGTGGGCGGCTTGAGCTCGGGCATGCGCAAATGACCGCAGTGTTCGTGCCAGTTGGCGCTGGCGAATTGCAGCCGGCAGCATTTGTTGCGGGCATGCTACGGTGGTCAATGAACTTGTTCCGCGTGCGCGGGATCCAGGTCGCGGTGCACGCCAGCTTTTTTCTTCTCCTTGGCTATATCGCCTGGGAAGGCGAAAAAGCCGCGGGCCTGCCGGGCGCCCTCTGGAGCGCCACCGCCGTTTGCGCATTCTTTGCCTGCGTGGTTTTGCACGAACTCGGGCACAGTTTCACGGCGATGCATTTTGGGATTCGGGTGCCGCGCATCCTCTTGATGCCAATCGGGGGCATGGCGCAATTTGATCGGATTCCGCGCGAGCCCCGTCAGGAGCTCCTCATCACGGTCGCCGGCCCCTTGGTGAATTTCGCGCTGGCTGGGTTGCTCTGGTTGGCGGTCTCGTTTCCCGCCGGCTGGATGCAGGTGGAAATCCCGCGGTCCGTAGGTGATCTCGGGCGTCAGCTCTTCGTCGCCAATCTCGTCATGGGCATCTTCAATTTTCTGCCCGCGTTTCCGATGGATGGCGGTCGCATCTTGCGCGCGTTGCTCGCCTTCCGACTGCCCTATTTACGGGCAACTTGGTGGGCGGCCACGGCGGGCAAAGTTGTCGCAGGATCGTGCATCGTGCTGGTGCTTCTGTGGCCCGCGGACGCGGCATGGGAACAGCGGGGACTGCGCGCCGCCCTTTTTCTTTTCATCTTCATCGCCGGCGAAACCGAATATCGGATGCTCATGCGCCACGAACGGGAAGAGGAACACTGGCGGCGCACCTTGGCGCGTCTCGCCGCGACCCGCACCGATCCGCCCGTGCTCTCGCCGTAGCCGTCCTGTCCACCGGCTCTGAAGCGAGGCGCATCGTTTCAAGCGTTCGCCCGCCGCGCTACTCACACGCGGCACGCGTCACTCGGGGTGCGGATGATCGTTTTATCCGACCAAACCGGCGCGATATGCGCTTCTCGCCGACTGCGCCGGGCTTGTCCCCTACCTTCCCTTCGGAACGCCTCCCGCTGGGCGACGCCACGTAGTTATGAGACGCTCTGTGCGCCCTGCCGCCTCTCAACGACTGCCATCCGTTCTCATGTCCACTGAAGTCCTTCCTCTTGCTCATCTCGCGGTGAAACGCGTCGCCGCGCTCGACGATTTTTCATCGGTCGCGTCCATGTGGCAGACGTTTTGGCGGAAGTGCGGACGGGCGGCCCGGCACCCGACTCCCGCTGAAACCGTGACGTGCTACGGGCGCCTCGCGAATGCCACGCCGCACTTCCTGACGTTGATTTCAGACGAACGATTGATCGGCGTAGTGCCGCTTGTCGCCGCCCGCGTGGACGCGGCGCGTGTGCTCCAGCTCTTGGCCCGAGGGAGCGACGAAACCTTCGACGCCTTGGTCGAACCCGGTTTCGAGCCTGCCGCCGGCACCGCAGTGTTCGAATTTCTCGCCCAACGCGCGGCGGAGTGGGACTGCTGCGAGTTCAGCGGACTCAGGGCTGGCTCGATTCTGTTGAACCCCGAGGTCCCGTTGACGTGGAGCGACCGCATGGAGCCGCACGACCCTTCGCCCGTGGAAGCTCCTCGCTACCGGCGGATATTGCGGCACGCCGCCGCCGCGTGAAGTTGGCCGGCTGCGTGGCCGGACGTGCTCCCGCTCCCGGGCGCGCCCTCGCGCGTGCCGCAGGTGCAGGCGCAGGCGCCAGCCCGGGCGGTCACTTGACCCCTGCCGGTGCGCGGTATTCCATGGCGGAGCATGTCAACTGCCGCCGTCTCAACGCCCGTGCTCTGCTGTGTGCTCGCGTTCAACTCCAACAACGAGATCGCAGTGCGGCGGCTCGGCGCGAAAGCCGGCCTGCCCTTCACCGGCGTCGATCTGGCGATGGCGACAGCGCGGCTTGAGAACGCGTTTGCGGAACACACTCCGCCGCGCGAATTTTACACCGCGGACGGCGGCGGTCGGCGCCACCGCGTGTTTTTCGCCCAAGTCGCCGGCCCTTCCGCGGACGCCGAAATACGTTTCAGTTCATTCGACGCCCTGCTCGCGGAGCCCAGCGCACTCGCGCCATCGCTGGCCGCCGTGCTGGGCGGGCTCGAGCCGCATTTGATCGATGTGCCCTATCTGCACCTCGGCGAAAACGAATTCATCTACAAGTTTCGCCCGGAAAAGGAGCGCAACCCTGCGATTTACGCGCGCGATCCCGAGGCGAGCGCGCTTTATCAATCGAAGCTCTGCGCCGCGATCAAGACGCTCGCCCGCCGCCATGAGCGGACCGCCACGCCCGCGGTGGCGCTCGACTTCGGTCCCGTGAGTTACGTGGTGCCAAGTCATTTCGGATTTTGCCTCGGCGTGAAAAACGCCATCGAACGCGCTTACGAGACCTTGGCCGAAAACCCTGAGCGCCGTGTGTTCATGCTGTCGGAGTTGATCCACAATCCGTTCGTTAACGAGGATCTGTTGCGGCGTGGGCTGCGTTACCTGCAGACCGACAAGGGCACGCCCTATACCACGAGCGGCCGCAAAGCCACGGATGCGCCGGGCGAACCGCTGCTGTGGGATTCTCTCACGCCCCACGATATCGTTATCATCCCGGCGTTTGGTGCCACGGACGAGGACAAGAAACGGCTCGTGCGCAAGGGCATTGCGGTCTGTCACTACGACGCCACCTGCATGCTCGTGGAAAAAGTCTGGAAAGCCGCCCGCGCGTTCGGACGGGAAGGTTTCACGGTGATCATCCACGGCAAGCACGAGCACGAGGAAACGAAAGCCACGTTTTCCAACACCCGCCGCTACGCGCCCGCCGTGATCATCCGCAACCTCGAGGAAGCGCACCTCCTTGGAGAAATCATTGCGCACGGTGGCGAAGAAGGCCAACGCCGCTTCGAAACAACGTTTGCCGGACGATTCACGCCGGGCTTCTCCGTGGAGCGCGACCTGGCCCGCATCGCGGTCGTCAACCAGACCACGCTGCTGATGAACGAGACCATCGGCATCATTGAGCACTTGCGCGAGGTTTACCGGCAGCGCTTCGGGGATGCCTCCCTCGTTGGAGGGAGCAGTCGCGGCGATACGCTTTGCTACGCCACGCAGGTCAACCAGGACGCGCTCAGCCTCGCCCTGCAGGAGCCGCTCGATGCCGCGTTTGTGATCGGCGGACGCAACTCCTCCAATACCTACCAACTCTATCGCCTGTGCGCGGCGCAACTCGGCGCCAAGGCGTATTTCATTCAGTCGGAGGCGAGCATCCTCTCGCGTGAGGAAGTCGAACATTACGTCTTTCCCGCGAAGGGCGAACACGTGGGCGGCCACTTGGAGCGCCGTGCGCTCTGGCCTGACGATCACCAGCCGAAACGCATTCTCGTGACCGGTGGCGCGTCGTGCCCCGACGGCATCATTCAGCAGGTTATCACCCGCATCAACGGCCTGTTTCCCGCCGCCGCGCTGCGGTCCATTGACGACGTGTTGGCCGATCTAAGCCAAGTCGACGTCAACGCCTGACGCGCGCCCGCGCAGCGACGCGCCGGCTTAGAATCGGAACGTCATGCCCGCGCGCACGCCTTGCAGGCTGCTCAGGTCCACGCGCGTGGAATACGTGCCGTCGGCCGAAGTGATCGTTTGCGTGTAGGCGCCCGCGTGCTGGTAAACGCCGCCGATGTAAAGTCCGGCGCGTTCCGTGAAGGTGTATTCCAAGTTACCGTCGACGTAGTAACCGGGCAGAATTTCGCTCACGCCGTCGCTAATGCTCGCCACGATTTCGGACGACGTTTCCGGCTGGAAGATCTGGTCGACCGTGTAAGTCGAGCCCGCGTAAACGAGCACCGCACCCACACTGACGGTCGCCTTCAAGTTCGCCGTGATCGGAAAGGCCACCGACGGACCGGCGCGAAACGAGTAGAACGCACCGTGCAACTTCCACGTGTTCGCGACCGCCGTATTGGAAAAGGTCGGCCCTGTGGTCGTGCGGGCCAGCGGTTGGCTGGAGATCAGCGCGGTATCGAACGAGTTGCCGTTGGCATCGGTGTATGCACCCGGCGCGTTGTACGGCGCATTGGGCGCGG harbors:
- a CDS encoding phytoene desaturase family protein; this translates as MAYDWLKGVADEYDVIVIGSGLGGLTGSNYLGKAGHRVLLLEHHYQYGGLATWFTRKGGHIFDISLHGFPVGMIKSCRKYWTKEIADSIVQLKDIRFVNPQMDVWTTFTREDYTRVLLEQFRLERTVVEKFYDHLRSMNFYDNNPETTGEMLERFFPGRKDVHRLLMEPIAYANGSTLEDPAITFGIVFSNFMGSGVYTFRGGSDLLIAKMIAELKRNGVECRKHVLVERILVEERNGHKVVAGIVAKGGRIIRAKAVLSNANIKNTIFRLAGAENFPSDYVAEAQAVRINSSSCQVYFGIRKGESIPHIGDLVFTSASAEFSSTELTDFRTTSRTFSVYYPDTRPGSERYTVVASLNGCYPDWAGLSEEDYERNKQRLIDESLAALETFIPGVGEKIDWKEAATPRTIERYTTHTGGTSFGTKFEGLKVSMELPAMLPGLYHAGSVGIIMSGWLGTINYGVIVANKIDKVLYAAKPHAPAAAS
- a CDS encoding DUF3300 domain-containing protein, with protein sequence MNAQDVSDESPRTPEELDKLVAPIALYPDVLVALILPASTVPTDVTLAARFLANSDGSAAIEDQPWDESVKALVHYPEVVKWMDENLEWTRELGLAFAAQSTDVMNAVQRMRTQARATGALKDTPQQEVVVRDQIIYIEPATPDVIYVPRYNYDLVYGPPPFGYAGPFLTFGIGYSVGSWLDFDLDWHRRVLWRGVDWRRHDYHVRHHAGPVIVGPPHGTPQRWRPPANRVRPRPGFRYGDRVVGPRALPPGPVEHEAHPARPAASWGNARLAPATAQPNPNGASSVRRWSRGGDQPHSSGNADSKMPPAPTIARPPSVGGPVRPSRPDVSPRPDSNRGNLHFNTTRPVVSAPGPSATVRAPAAPELTPTPRPAFVPQPRPAPVAPPPAMRPVTAPPPRSAPPPDRGERADARRDNRTDKDR
- a CDS encoding phytoene desaturase family protein, producing MNTSSHYDVAIIGAGMSGLAAGIRLAHFGRRVCIFERHNAVGGLNSFYSIAGRKFDVGLHAMTNYVPPGVKGTPLGKILRQLRIDRDELALCPQRGSRIAFGPRGEVKLRFTNDFALFESEVAARFPAQRDGFARLVAYLRSYDDVSLNAQPRSARAVVRDFVTDPLLEEMLFCPLMYYGSAQERDMEFGQFAIMFKALFLEGFARPLEGVRVVLRVLLDKFRAAGGERRMKCGVSRIIAQDGRATTLVLDDGAEVTADHVLSSIGGPETLALFQPPETEIRGRQLPAVGRLSFVETITVLNQEPAALGWGEDTIVFFNDSPEFNYVRPDEAVDVRSGVICLPNNFVFEAGQHLPEGLLRCTCLANYDRWATLPENVYREQKTRWFSEVQQSARRFLPAVEDDVLAKATVATDMFTPRTITTFTGHFGGAIYGSPDKKRDGNTPLANVYLCGTDQGFLGIVGAMLSGISMANYHILQPRAG
- a CDS encoding acyl carrier protein, which encodes MTTDECKQVVLDIIADIAPDEDLSNVKPDVRLRDQLQLDSMDFLDIVMELRKRHGIEVPEADYQQLASLDSSAAYLTPKFNAQKQG
- a CDS encoding beta-ketoacyl-[acyl-carrier-protein] synthase family protein translates to MQLPRIVITGVGLTAPNGNTLAEFRRNLLTGVSGIERLDVRYMGSLLAGVCHYDPLKYQTKKEVRVGTRAGSISIYCAREALADSQVNFAGLPKDRVGIYIGCTEHGNVETENEIFNISKFNYDTKFWSHYHNPRTVANNPAGETSLNLGVTGPAYTIGAACAAGNMGLIHATQMLRLGEVDFAICGGVSESIHTFGIFAGFKSQGALATNDDPAKASRPFDLARNGIVVSEGGGLYTLERLDDALARGAKIYAEIAGYAVNSDASDYVLPNPVRQAECVRKSIAHAGLRPRDVHIVNTHATATPLGDIQECEAIRAVFGEGCPDTYINNTKSFIGHCMGAAGALELAGNLPSFDDLVVHPTINVDALDPQCALPNLVLNEPQRVGQVDVILNNSFGMLGINSTLIVKRFVP
- the galE gene encoding UDP-glucose 4-epimerase GalE; translated protein: MNVLVIGGAGYIGSHCVRQLVAAGHRPVVLDNLVYGHRAAVPAGVPLHQVDLGDESAVGRILVDEKIELVMHFAAYCYVGESVTDPLKYYFNNVVAPVHLLNAMLTAGVKKFVFSSTCATYGVPASLPIVETLLQAPINPYGQTKLDVENLLKSLAQAHGLSFAAFRYFNAAGASEDASIGEDHDPETHLIPVAIDVATGKRPHLQLFGTDYPTPDGTCLRDYVHVDDLSRAHIAAFDRLATPGTQLFYNLGTGRPSSNREVIRAVEKATGRTITVIESPRRAGDPPALFADSSKAQRELGWTIKFPDIDSIVATAWKWHRAHPQGYADRAPRQ
- a CDS encoding sigma-54-dependent transcriptional regulator; its protein translation is MPELKPPTILIIDDDAEIRYSLTRVLASRHFLVTEAGSGEQGVAVLKKGPPPDLIFLDVRMGGMSGIETLQHLRSVNPKQLVVLMTAFGTAQTAIEAMKYGAFDYVMKPFAPDKVLALVENALKTHADLRAVGDYKPTVSSDDFKEGIVGNSAAMQEVFKTIGQVTASDVTVMITGESGTGKELVARSIWKHSHRASKPFIAVNCAAIPDNLIESELFGHEKGAFTGATGQRIGKFELCDGGTIFLDEIGDMALATQTKILRVLQQGDIQRVGGSETIRVDVRILAATNKDLEAMVKAKTFREDLYYRLNVVRIRMPALRDRAEDIPQIVDFCLQNLVKSRKTRVGKVSPEALAVLTRYPWPGNVRELENVIYRSAVIAQGDSILLKDLPAEVRDRAEPTSQPAPVSTEPAADAESSISRAIAALYTELANDESGVWAAVEKRLVEHALKAEDGDEEAAAGKLGVSRATWRRLRGGAGQ
- a CDS encoding site-2 protease family protein, whose translation is MNLFRVRGIQVAVHASFFLLLGYIAWEGEKAAGLPGALWSATAVCAFFACVVLHELGHSFTAMHFGIRVPRILLMPIGGMAQFDRIPREPRQELLITVAGPLVNFALAGLLWLAVSFPAGWMQVEIPRSVGDLGRQLFVANLVMGIFNFLPAFPMDGGRILRALLAFRLPYLRATWWAATAGKVVAGSCIVLVLLWPADAAWEQRGLRAALFLFIFIAGETEYRMLMRHEREEEHWRRTLARLAATRTDPPVLSP